A single genomic interval of Methanomassiliicoccus sp. harbors:
- a CDS encoding phosphoglycolate phosphatase, whose translation MSIKAVVVDIDGTLTDMNKVMFTSGIEALRKVQERGVPVSLASGNVLPVAYGLSTYLGLKGPIVAENGGVVSYREQIFQVSEGVLPERAYEYLRSRMPVERLFTDNWRRTEVALRRSADLNRVRDELKDWDVTIEATGFAIHIMDPGHGKLAGVRKLAEIVGIDLSQIAAFGDSDNDVGMLRECGESVAVGNASAAAKAVAKYVSPYNHADGVIDGLKRLGLL comes from the coding sequence ATGAGCATAAAAGCGGTGGTAGTGGATATCGACGGCACGTTGACCGACATGAACAAGGTGATGTTTACGTCGGGCATCGAGGCCTTGCGCAAGGTCCAGGAGCGAGGCGTTCCGGTCAGCCTGGCCTCCGGCAACGTGCTGCCAGTGGCCTACGGCCTCTCCACGTATCTGGGACTGAAGGGGCCCATAGTGGCCGAGAACGGCGGAGTGGTCTCGTATCGCGAGCAGATATTTCAGGTCTCCGAAGGCGTCCTGCCGGAGAGGGCATATGAGTACCTCCGCTCCCGAATGCCCGTGGAGCGCCTGTTCACTGACAACTGGAGGCGCACTGAGGTCGCCCTCCGGCGATCGGCTGACCTGAACCGAGTCCGGGATGAGCTGAAGGACTGGGACGTCACCATCGAGGCCACCGGCTTCGCCATTCATATCATGGACCCCGGGCATGGCAAGCTGGCCGGAGTCAGGAAGCTGGCGGAGATAGTGGGGATCGACCTCTCCCAGATTGCGGCGTTCGGGGACTCCGATAACGATGTGGGGATGCTGAGGGAATGCGGTGAGAGCGTCGCTGTGGGGAACGCCTCAGCGGCGGCCAAGGCCGTGGCGAAGTATGTGAGTCCGTACAACCACGCCGACGGCGTCATCGACGGATTGAAGCGCCTCGGCCTGCTGTGA
- the rnhB gene encoding ribonuclease HII: MICGVDEAGRGPVMGPLVVAAVMVENDRALRKLKVKDSKLLSHPKREELDLKIREIAMVEVSVVTAAEIDEFMKGDTLNVLEVERFAALIERLHPERAFVDAADVVEERFGRNIMDRITCRPELVCSHHADVKFPVVSAASIVAKVLRDRTMDTIQEAIGRPIGSGYAHDEVTLAFIRGWLKENGSFPPHVRTSWKTAKDLYSLSKVTKLTDWTDG; the protein is encoded by the coding sequence GTGATCTGCGGGGTTGACGAGGCTGGCCGCGGCCCGGTGATGGGGCCCCTGGTAGTGGCTGCGGTCATGGTCGAGAACGACCGGGCCCTCAGAAAGCTCAAGGTGAAGGACTCCAAGCTCCTCTCCCACCCGAAGAGGGAAGAGCTGGACCTCAAGATCCGGGAGATTGCCATGGTGGAGGTCTCCGTCGTCACCGCGGCGGAGATCGACGAGTTCATGAAAGGCGATACCCTCAACGTCTTGGAGGTGGAGCGCTTCGCCGCCCTCATCGAACGCCTTCACCCGGAGCGAGCGTTCGTGGACGCTGCCGATGTGGTCGAGGAACGCTTCGGCCGCAACATCATGGATCGCATCACCTGCCGACCGGAGCTAGTGTGCAGCCATCACGCCGACGTCAAGTTCCCGGTGGTGTCCGCCGCGTCGATCGTGGCCAAGGTGTTGCGGGACCGGACCATGGATACGATTCAGGAAGCGATTGGACGCCCCATAGGTTCCGGGTACGCCCACGATGAGGTGACCCTCGCGTTCATCCGCGGGTGGCTCAAGGAGAACGGTTCGTTCCCCCCACATGTGCGGACCTCCTGGAAGACGGCCAAGGACTTATATTCACTAAGCAAGGTTACCAAGTTGACAGATTGGACGGATGGATGA
- a CDS encoding aspartyl/glutamyl-tRNA amidotransferase subunit C, which yields MDRETVSKVAKVARLKLTDAEIEQYAADLEDIIEAFAVLDEAPVVEEYDLGPIKVEDILREDVVCRDSDPAELREVMGTKDDWVRGPRLS from the coding sequence ATGGACAGGGAGACAGTAAGCAAGGTTGCTAAGGTGGCCAGGTTAAAGCTCACCGATGCGGAGATAGAGCAGTACGCTGCCGACCTGGAGGATATCATCGAGGCCTTCGCGGTGCTCGACGAGGCACCAGTGGTGGAGGAGTACGACCTCGGGCCGATCAAGGTCGAGGACATCCTGCGCGAAGATGTGGTCTGCCGCGATTCCGACCCCGCCGAGCTGCGTGAGGTCATGGGCACCAAGGACGACTGGGTAAGGGGGCCGAGGCTATCGTGA
- a CDS encoding DUF1622 domain-containing protein, translating to MDVSEILDLIAMFLAYSGVLIIAYGGVVALAQTVIRGVRKGKGQTFTRIRGEFAKKIIFGLDFLIASDIVSTINAPNIDEVIRLGGIVLIRTVLTFVLSKEEAELRAEEREMLMSPGIPDDHHLHSNP from the coding sequence GTGGATGTCTCCGAAATTCTTGACCTCATCGCCATGTTCCTGGCCTACTCTGGCGTCCTGATAATCGCCTACGGCGGGGTGGTAGCGTTGGCCCAGACCGTCATCCGGGGTGTCAGGAAGGGGAAGGGGCAGACCTTCACCCGGATCCGGGGAGAGTTCGCCAAGAAGATCATCTTCGGGCTTGATTTCCTCATCGCCTCGGACATCGTGAGCACGATAAACGCTCCGAACATTGACGAGGTCATCCGCCTTGGAGGCATAGTCCTCATTCGTACGGTGCTCACCTTCGTGCTCTCCAAGGAGGAGGCCGAGCTCAGGGCCGAGGAGCGGGAGATGCTGATGTCACCAGGCATCCCGGATGACCACCACCTGCACAGCAACCCATGA
- a CDS encoding tetratricopeptide repeat protein yields the protein MAEESSDKLMKQAYQLLGEGDYQKALSKFEKVTKTDASNAEAWFGKAEAAVLVPKVKTEDILAAYKKAAELDPKNPMYHSSMGSFCVEAGLFNDAEAAYKKAAELDPDNAPYYYSEFGVEYFKRAPVVMEAYMDDKTEEMVMKKSLKYLLLSIGLDEAGALELLQRK from the coding sequence ATGGCTGAGGAGAGTTCCGACAAGCTCATGAAACAGGCTTATCAATTGCTCGGAGAGGGCGATTATCAGAAGGCGTTATCAAAGTTCGAGAAGGTGACCAAGACCGATGCAAGCAACGCGGAGGCCTGGTTCGGCAAGGCTGAGGCGGCTGTCCTGGTGCCCAAGGTGAAGACCGAGGACATCCTGGCGGCTTACAAGAAGGCCGCCGAGCTGGACCCCAAGAACCCCATGTATCATAGTTCGATGGGTTCGTTCTGCGTGGAGGCCGGACTGTTCAACGACGCCGAGGCCGCTTACAAGAAGGCCGCCGAGCTGGACCCGGACAACGCCCCCTATTATTACTCCGAGTTCGGGGTGGAGTACTTCAAGCGTGCCCCTGTGGTCATGGAGGCCTACATGGACGACAAGACCGAGGAGATGGTCATGAAGAAGTCCCTGAAATACCTGCTCCTGTCCATCGGTCTGGACGAGGCGGGCGCGCTGGAACTGCTCCAGCGCAAGTAA
- the mptA gene encoding GTP cyclohydrolase MptA — MTTDVQNRKLANGYMLTRVGVTGVKKPIRITRAGRNNILFCTIDVFVDLPATQKGSHLSRNLEAINETVNRSMVEAIPGIETVAADICRSLRDKHEYSTYAEVHLVADYFVERPGPSGKRNLEAFKIMANAVSRNADGLKKTIGVEVVGMTACPCAMETVREQYGNSITFENDLPVISHNQRNIATVLVEVPEECDVEANDLIDLVESSFSSATYEVLKRSDEAAVVLQAHQQPKFVEDVVRTMLAKLLVRLEGLPDEVQITVRSESEESIHKHNAFAERVTSLGMLRSERN; from the coding sequence ATTACGACCGACGTTCAGAACCGCAAGCTGGCCAACGGCTACATGCTGACCCGGGTAGGGGTCACCGGAGTCAAGAAGCCGATACGCATCACCAGGGCCGGCAGGAACAACATCCTGTTCTGCACCATCGACGTCTTCGTCGACCTCCCGGCGACCCAGAAGGGGTCTCATCTGTCCCGGAACCTCGAGGCCATCAACGAGACCGTCAACCGCAGCATGGTCGAGGCCATCCCGGGGATCGAAACGGTGGCGGCGGACATCTGCCGCTCATTGCGGGACAAGCATGAGTACTCGACCTACGCCGAGGTCCACCTGGTGGCCGACTACTTCGTTGAGCGGCCTGGACCGAGCGGAAAACGGAACCTCGAGGCCTTCAAGATCATGGCCAATGCCGTCAGCAGGAACGCGGATGGCTTGAAGAAGACGATCGGGGTCGAGGTCGTGGGGATGACCGCCTGCCCGTGCGCCATGGAGACCGTGCGGGAGCAGTACGGCAACAGCATCACCTTCGAGAACGACCTGCCGGTCATCAGCCACAACCAGCGCAACATTGCCACCGTCCTGGTGGAGGTGCCCGAGGAGTGCGATGTGGAGGCCAACGACCTCATTGATCTGGTGGAGTCGTCCTTCTCCTCGGCGACCTATGAGGTGCTGAAACGGTCGGACGAGGCGGCGGTGGTGCTGCAGGCCCACCAGCAACCTAAGTTCGTCGAGGACGTGGTCAGGACCATGCTCGCAAAGCTGCTGGTACGGCTGGAGGGCCTACCCGACGAGGTTCAGATCACCGTCCGCAGCGAGAGCGAGGAGTCCATTCACAAGCACAACGCCTTCGCCGAGAGGGTTACCAGCCTCGGGATGCTGCGCAGCGAACGCAATTAG
- a CDS encoding SCP2 sterol-binding domain-containing protein: MTVEPQLQELIAKFNDKVEKDEKIRNELKGVDRKVLIDLESEKYNFHLRNERVNDFQTGEIADPDITILSDPATMEGLISGKIKPMKAVALRKLKLKGSIDDMLRLRSLF; this comes from the coding sequence ATGACGGTAGAGCCACAGCTTCAGGAACTTATAGCGAAGTTCAACGACAAGGTCGAGAAAGACGAGAAGATCCGCAACGAGCTCAAAGGGGTGGACCGCAAGGTCCTCATCGATCTGGAGAGCGAGAAGTACAACTTCCACTTGCGCAACGAGAGGGTCAACGACTTCCAGACGGGGGAGATAGCGGACCCCGACATCACCATCCTGTCCGACCCGGCGACGATGGAAGGCCTTATCTCCGGCAAGATCAAGCCCATGAAGGCAGTGGCGCTGAGGAAGCTGAAGCTCAAGGGCAGCATCGACGACATGCTTCGCCTGAGGAGCCTCTTCTGA
- a CDS encoding amidase family protein, translating to MTTFPTADQLRSIDERHQVFCERLEDPLALDQGTFHFSAKDNLCSRGFQARAGSRILKGYRPPFDATPIRKLRESGGLLLGKTNMDEFGFGTFSTNSGFGVPRNPFDPERSCGGSSGGAAAAASLIPQHVALGVSTGGSISCPAAFCGVIGLTPTYGRVSRWGLIDYGNSLDKVGLLTRTARDLERYLPVISGPDPKDPTSLTQPVLDMRGEVETVAVPDEALVGLSPEVAASFREALKELERNGVKVREVKMPSLRYAIPAYYILATSEASTNLARYCGMRFGAMNQEFDQGFNDFFAQTRSEDFGPEAKRRILLGTFSRMVGFRNRYYMKALQVRQLIIREYRRVFDSCDAVLTPTMPFVAPRFDEIARMRPLEMYQADFLTVPPNLAGMPHLSLPCGYSHGMPVGMQAVTPQWTEGSLVGLARFWEEEFHYRFPEVMV from the coding sequence GTGACCACCTTCCCCACCGCCGACCAGCTAAGGTCGATCGACGAGAGGCATCAAGTCTTCTGCGAGCGTCTCGAGGACCCCTTGGCACTGGATCAGGGAACATTTCACTTCTCGGCCAAGGACAACCTGTGCTCGCGCGGGTTCCAAGCCCGGGCGGGGAGCAGGATCCTGAAGGGATATCGGCCGCCCTTCGATGCCACGCCCATCCGGAAATTGAGGGAGAGCGGCGGGCTTCTGCTTGGCAAGACCAACATGGACGAGTTCGGGTTCGGCACCTTCAGCACCAACTCCGGATTTGGGGTGCCGCGCAACCCGTTCGATCCGGAAAGGAGCTGCGGAGGGTCCTCGGGCGGAGCGGCCGCCGCGGCCTCGCTCATCCCCCAGCACGTCGCACTGGGAGTCAGCACCGGAGGTTCAATCTCCTGCCCTGCCGCGTTCTGCGGCGTCATCGGCCTCACCCCGACCTACGGGAGGGTGTCGCGCTGGGGACTGATCGATTACGGTAACTCGCTGGACAAGGTCGGGCTGCTGACACGCACGGCCCGGGACCTGGAACGATACCTGCCGGTGATCTCTGGTCCCGACCCCAAAGACCCCACCTCTCTCACCCAGCCGGTACTCGATATGAGAGGCGAGGTGGAAACAGTAGCGGTGCCGGACGAGGCACTTGTCGGCCTGTCACCTGAGGTGGCGGCATCGTTCCGCGAGGCCCTCAAGGAGTTGGAGAGAAACGGCGTGAAGGTCAGGGAGGTCAAGATGCCCTCGCTGCGCTACGCCATCCCTGCCTACTATATCCTGGCGACCTCAGAGGCGTCCACGAACCTGGCGCGTTACTGCGGTATGCGGTTCGGGGCGATGAACCAGGAGTTCGATCAGGGATTCAACGACTTCTTTGCCCAGACGCGGTCGGAGGATTTCGGGCCGGAAGCAAAGAGAAGGATCCTTCTCGGAACCTTCTCGCGCATGGTGGGGTTCCGCAACCGCTACTACATGAAGGCGCTGCAGGTGAGGCAGCTGATCATCCGCGAGTACCGCAGGGTGTTCGACAGCTGCGACGCCGTCCTGACGCCGACCATGCCCTTTGTCGCCCCGCGGTTCGATGAGATCGCCCGCATGCGGCCGCTGGAGATGTACCAGGCCGACTTCCTTACCGTTCCCCCTAACCTCGCTGGAATGCCCCACCTGTCGCTGCCCTGCGGGTACTCCCATGGGATGCCCGTCGGCATGCAGGCGGTGACCCCACAGTGGACCGAGGGCTCGCTGGTGGGTCTCGCCCGCTTCTGGGAGGAAGAATTCCACTACCGCTTTCCCGAGGTGATGGTATGA
- the gatB gene encoding Asp-tRNA(Asn)/Glu-tRNA(Gln) amidotransferase subunit GatB — MKIGLEIHVQLPTRSKLFCGCSTAGETPNSSVCPTCLGLPGSRPFLNRQALEMGVLIAKFLNCKIADRVWFARKTYFYPDLPKNFQITQYDSPLGTDGHFTVGGRSIGIWRVHIEEDPGRIRRVGRSGEEVALVDYDRSGIPLVEIVTAPDMSSPAEARDFLTDLIIELRRLIGVTGEEQTMRVDANISVGEERVEIKNITGMRNVEKGLKSEVNRQTKMLAAGKRIVRETRHFDEERGVTMPGREKEFEEDYGYIGEPDLGTYRIGPLAASMAIPETPLVRAARLSKEWRMGDQAARQIVLTDWALADMFEILAAKVGGEAAMSWTMGPLSSSWKDLRGRLLDLKGGIVDIVVSVASGEMTDSEGRMRISALSSGKEAEAPGENEGDLDAIIVQLVDEHPEVVKDYQGNERAANFLIGQVMKAMRGKYSSKVVAERMKKELEKRV; from the coding sequence ATGAAGATAGGTCTAGAGATCCACGTGCAGTTGCCCACCCGGTCCAAGCTGTTCTGCGGGTGTTCCACCGCCGGTGAGACCCCCAACAGCTCGGTGTGCCCGACATGCCTGGGACTGCCTGGTTCCCGGCCGTTCCTCAACCGCCAGGCCCTGGAGATGGGCGTGCTGATCGCTAAGTTCTTAAACTGCAAGATCGCCGACCGAGTGTGGTTCGCCCGCAAGACCTACTTTTACCCGGACCTTCCCAAGAACTTCCAGATCACCCAGTACGATTCGCCCCTGGGCACCGACGGCCACTTCACGGTCGGAGGGAGGAGCATTGGTATCTGGAGGGTCCATATCGAGGAGGACCCCGGCAGGATACGTAGGGTCGGCCGTTCCGGAGAAGAGGTCGCTCTGGTCGATTATGATCGCTCGGGCATTCCCCTGGTCGAGATCGTCACCGCACCGGACATGAGCTCTCCGGCCGAGGCAAGGGACTTTCTCACCGACCTCATCATCGAGCTCCGCCGCCTCATCGGCGTCACCGGGGAGGAGCAGACCATGCGGGTCGATGCTAATATCTCGGTGGGCGAGGAGAGGGTGGAGATCAAGAACATCACCGGCATGCGCAACGTGGAGAAGGGTTTGAAATCCGAGGTCAACCGGCAGACGAAGATGTTGGCCGCGGGGAAGCGCATCGTACGGGAGACCCGGCACTTCGACGAGGAGCGAGGAGTGACCATGCCCGGCCGGGAGAAGGAGTTCGAGGAGGACTACGGCTACATCGGAGAACCAGACCTCGGCACCTACCGCATAGGTCCCCTGGCCGCCTCCATGGCTATCCCCGAGACCCCTCTGGTCCGCGCCGCCCGGCTGTCGAAGGAGTGGAGAATGGGCGATCAGGCCGCCCGGCAGATCGTCCTCACCGACTGGGCCCTGGCAGACATGTTCGAAATCCTCGCCGCCAAGGTGGGGGGAGAGGCGGCGATGAGCTGGACCATGGGTCCCCTCAGCTCGAGCTGGAAAGACCTCAGGGGTCGCCTCCTCGATCTGAAGGGCGGCATCGTCGACATCGTTGTGTCCGTTGCCTCGGGCGAGATGACCGACAGCGAGGGGCGGATGCGCATATCGGCGCTGTCCAGCGGCAAGGAAGCAGAGGCTCCGGGCGAGAATGAAGGGGACCTCGATGCCATCATCGTCCAGCTAGTTGACGAGCACCCTGAAGTGGTCAAGGATTACCAGGGCAACGAGCGGGCGGCCAACTTCCTCATCGGCCAGGTGATGAAAGCGATGAGGGGGAAATATTCCTCCAAGGTGGTCGCAGAAAGGATGAAAAAGGAATTAGAGAAAAGGGTTTAG
- a CDS encoding PAS domain S-box protein — MMVEIEGKEHLGEATNNTVKVLLVEDNKGDVLLMKEMLAESRSAEFVLSSASRLSEAIKSAETNPPDIVLLDLGLPDSGGLRTLETMSASLTKVPIIVLTGLTDVELGVKAMTIGAQDYLVKGEVDSAGLERAIRYAIQRKRMLEELRESNDRYVSLFKENHAVMFLVDPVENKVVDVNQAAVDFYGYDREEFIGKGLMDIRCPEAAPTEKEPLFIKHRLADGQLRDVEVITGPIHIENRTYMYSIVHDITDRKRAEEERARLAQEVEEQRGMLQTVIENAPAGILALSGHDLKVRWANQAFAEVCGGDQWSELMAGKPLTHLSSPPLRLNEKVQAVLRTNTPTNETEVETVMVNGKPTFLHTSIVPIQLKAGEKGALVLLTDVTEQVSAKNRMEEMAVRADAEKRWVRTILDNLPVGVNVSDINGRTTMSNDLIDTIWGGRLPALSSLKDYRILKAWWADNGMTVRPDEWPIALAIRKGETPVGNVIDIQRLDGSRGTILCSAAPIRDGEGRIIGGVSVIQDITRQRKLEHDAIEAKEQAELYIDLLSHDISNMNAAVSSYLQAAVDRIDIDQRNMHFFTKSQEILANSNELIETVRKIQKVESHDSRYGLVDLGWLLEDVRSEYEHYPGREVKISYKTSIKKYVMAGELLRDVFTNLLSNAIKHSTGPVEISIVLNKVFESGREYYKVWVEDDGPGIPDDLKSKLFQRKMRGRTKTTGSGLGLYLVRKLVEDLNGRVWVEDRVPGDSSKGARFVVLLPAVTSEAKSML, encoded by the coding sequence ATGATGGTGGAGATCGAAGGTAAGGAACATCTGGGTGAGGCGACGAACAATACGGTCAAGGTCTTGCTGGTCGAGGATAACAAGGGGGACGTGCTCTTGATGAAGGAGATGTTGGCCGAGTCCCGTTCGGCTGAGTTCGTGCTGTCCTCGGCGTCCCGGCTGAGCGAGGCCATCAAGTCGGCAGAGACCAATCCTCCCGACATTGTCCTTCTGGACCTCGGGCTGCCGGACTCGGGCGGCCTAAGGACCTTGGAAACGATGAGCGCGAGCCTCACCAAAGTGCCGATCATTGTGCTCACGGGCCTGACCGATGTGGAGCTGGGGGTCAAGGCCATGACCATAGGGGCGCAGGACTACCTGGTCAAAGGAGAGGTGGACAGCGCCGGCCTGGAACGGGCGATACGATACGCTATCCAGAGGAAGAGGATGCTGGAGGAGCTGAGAGAGAGCAACGACCGGTACGTCAGCCTGTTCAAGGAGAACCACGCGGTCATGTTCCTGGTCGACCCGGTGGAGAACAAGGTAGTGGATGTCAACCAGGCGGCAGTGGACTTCTACGGTTATGATCGGGAGGAATTCATCGGCAAGGGCCTGATGGATATCCGGTGCCCGGAGGCCGCGCCGACGGAAAAGGAGCCGCTCTTCATCAAACACCGGCTGGCCGACGGCCAGCTGCGCGATGTTGAGGTCATCACCGGCCCGATCCACATCGAGAACCGCACCTACATGTACTCGATCGTGCACGACATCACTGACCGCAAGCGGGCCGAGGAGGAGCGGGCCCGTCTAGCCCAGGAGGTGGAGGAGCAACGGGGGATGCTGCAGACGGTCATCGAGAACGCCCCAGCCGGCATCCTGGCGCTGTCGGGCCATGACCTCAAGGTGCGGTGGGCCAATCAGGCCTTCGCTGAGGTCTGCGGAGGCGATCAGTGGTCGGAACTGATGGCCGGCAAGCCGCTCACCCATCTGTCGTCCCCGCCACTTCGGCTGAACGAGAAGGTTCAGGCCGTGCTGAGGACCAACACCCCGACCAACGAGACAGAGGTCGAGACGGTCATGGTCAACGGCAAGCCCACCTTCCTTCACACCTCCATCGTGCCTATCCAGCTGAAGGCGGGGGAGAAGGGCGCCCTGGTCCTCCTGACCGACGTGACCGAACAGGTGTCGGCAAAGAACCGCATGGAGGAGATGGCAGTGCGGGCGGACGCCGAGAAGCGGTGGGTGAGGACGATCCTCGACAACCTCCCAGTGGGGGTCAACGTCTCCGACATCAACGGACGGACGACGATGAGCAACGACCTGATCGACACGATCTGGGGAGGTAGGCTGCCCGCCCTGTCCAGCTTGAAGGACTATCGTATCCTCAAGGCTTGGTGGGCCGACAACGGCATGACTGTTCGGCCGGACGAATGGCCGATCGCCCTGGCCATCCGCAAGGGAGAGACGCCGGTAGGGAACGTCATCGATATCCAGAGGCTCGACGGCAGCCGGGGAACGATTTTGTGCTCGGCCGCCCCCATCCGGGACGGCGAGGGCAGGATCATCGGTGGGGTGAGCGTCATCCAGGACATCACCCGGCAAAGGAAGCTGGAGCATGACGCCATCGAGGCCAAGGAGCAGGCGGAGTTATACATCGACCTGCTGTCGCACGACATCAGCAACATGAATGCCGCCGTTTCCTCGTATCTTCAGGCAGCGGTGGACAGGATCGACATCGATCAAAGGAACATGCACTTCTTCACCAAGTCCCAGGAGATCTTGGCCAACAGCAACGAGCTCATCGAGACGGTGCGCAAGATCCAGAAAGTGGAGAGCCACGACTCGAGGTACGGGCTGGTAGATCTGGGGTGGTTGCTGGAGGACGTACGCTCGGAGTACGAGCACTACCCCGGCCGGGAGGTCAAGATCAGCTATAAGACCTCGATCAAGAAGTATGTCATGGCCGGGGAGCTGCTTAGGGACGTGTTCACCAACCTCCTGAGCAACGCCATCAAGCACTCCACCGGGCCAGTGGAGATCTCGATCGTGCTCAACAAGGTCTTTGAGTCCGGAAGGGAGTACTACAAGGTATGGGTGGAGGACGACGGTCCAGGTATCCCTGACGATCTGAAGAGCAAGCTGTTCCAGCGAAAGATGAGGGGGCGCACCAAGACCACTGGCAGCGGCCTCGGCCTATACTTGGTAAGAAAGCTGGTGGAGGATCTCAATGGCCGAGTGTGGGTGGAGGACCGCGTTCCTGGAGATTCATCCAAGGGGGCGCGGTTTGTGGTCCTCCTCCCGGCCGTCACCAGCGAGGCCAAGTCGATGCTCTAA